AGTATATATGAAAGGCACAGGTGATGTATGGAACCATGTGGTTCCACGGGATTGTAGTTGGTACTGGAAGAAGTTGAACTCTCTAAAAACAATGATGATTAATTGGTACTCTAGAGGACAGTATAAACTGGCACCTAAAGGTGAGTATTCAGTAAGCTGTAGCTATGCAACTATGCTGGGTACTATGACTAAGTTGAAGGAAGCTGATCTAATATGGAGTTCTGTGTTACTACCAAGACAAAGGGTGGTAGTGTGGCTTGTCTACAAAGACAGGCTATTAACAAAGGAGAGGATGACTAGATTACACATGCAAGTtgatgatagctgttgttgtttGTGTGATGCCCAGGTCGATGAGACACACAACCATCTGTTTGCTAATTGTAGATGGATTACTGAGGTAAGAGATGCTCTCTCCAGCTGGTGTGGAGTACAGATCAGGAAGGCAAAGGCAATGCAAGTGGTGCAGTGGCTGAAGAGTAGGAAGTGGAAGCAATTTAAAAAGGAATTGATAGCAAGTGTATGGGGTGCAATGATATACTACAGATGGCAGGCTAGAAACTGGAAGGTTTTCAGGAGCATAAATGTCAATACTGGTTTTGTAGTTACTCAGATACAAATAGAAATTAGAGGAAGAACAGAATGGCTTAGGAATTCAAGGAAGGCTAGAAGATGACAATACTTAGTAGGAAAACTATGTAACTAGTCGAGTGgtaggtctttttttttttttttttttttttttttttttttttggttgttgttgttgttgttctgttGAGATTTAGCAACTAAGGCACTCTTCCTAGAAGATGGCTAAGGTTCTGGATGCTCCTTGTTCTGTATTACTTTTGATGGTTAACGGTAATAATTCACAGTTTAttgctaaaaaaaaatattaaaattttgttATTGAATGAAATGCTTAAATGGCTAAATAAGATAAATAAATTCAGACCTAAATTAAATCAAATAAATAAAGCCTCGCCATTTCAAAAAtttcttttaatatatatatgcaGAAGTTTCCTAATTAAATAATTGAAAGAGAattagagtccgtttggattagctgataAGTTTTAAATTCGAAAAATCTTTTTTAAATGTTGAAACTGATTTTAAACATAAATGCTTGGGTAAAAATCATTATTTTAAAAGGCattgtcaggactcgccccggggctcgcctcggggcagggcagtggcaaaacgctctggggctaacgtgcggggcttagttcctatgaggcttatgccctaagcgcccaaccgtacgccttaaacacgcctaacgcccaacgcccagggctcgcctaacagttcttacacatattatattttaaattccttaattaaaatcattcaccctcataattgtttaacaaaataatgatacttaatagtttttcatctatagaaatagaagactgggtgtaactcatataacaagtcgtagtattggatatttactatttgagaatgtCGTGAGGTTGAATATCActtatcttttttaaaaaaacacatagcggaattgtacattttcacttgtcattggtcataagtcctatgtatcagaattatcatataattttattatttgttcatgaagaagttatgttttaattataatattgataaattttattgattatttgcttatagggagataaaatgaatagtatgatagtaatagtgttttaagaaactgtgttttttttccgtgtttgaaagttaaaatgttagaattgttttgcatttcataatagcttttatttcattgtattgtttatacttgtaaaattatgttatatataattataagttataagcggtgtataatgggctttgatcattttttttgtgaggatcaagcgcacgcgcgctcacacacacacacacacacacacacacacacacacacacacacacacacacacatatatatatatatatatatatatatatatatatatatatatatatatatatatatatatatttcatttatttacagttttcttttatttttttatgtaattttacctatttaaaaatatttattgtaattatattattttaagaaatattaaaaattaaatacccatggggcttacgccccgtgcctcgaggcttacgcctcgtcgaggcgtatgtaaaacgtcccgccttacgcccccgccttttaaaacactggtaaaAATGTTGAAACTGCTTATTGTATTTGGTAAAAAAACCTCTGATAAATTATTCCTTTGTTAAAATTGCTAAAAAATTCCTACAACTTTAGTAAAAAATTATAAACTTTAAAAAGTATCTTTATAAAGAAAAGGAGGAATGATGGTTACAGAATGTAGAGGaagttaatatttttattttgggaAAAGAATTTTTGAGAATTAGAAAAATATTATAGATAAAATATCAAAACACTAGTCAAATTAGAAGTGCTTACatcaacatacctagtgtaatccaCAAGTGGATTTTGAAGAGAGTGGTGTGTACATAGTATACCTTACTCCTACCTTGTGAAAATAAAgagattatttttttttctttttttttttgggtaactaACCTTGTTTATTAATCACCAAAAGTAGAGAAGTACAAAACCATAGCCAAGCAACAACACTGCTAGCTATCCAAAATCAGAAACACCTCAGACAAACACTACTTAGAGCAAAACTTTACCTAACTAAGAAACAAATCAGAAAGTCGAGCCATACTGTAGGTGTTGAGATCCAGTAGGAACATGAACATTGCATACATATGCAATCTCTCTGAAAATACACTCCCAATCCCTGTACCTTTTCTCAGGAGTTGAGAATTGCCTAACAACTTATAAGGAAATCACAATCTCTCTACTAACGGTAAGTTAATCTAACATCCCCGCACGCCCAATACTGAATGAACTAATTAAGAATATGAACGGGTGTAGCTAGCACTGATGATACCATGATTAAAAAATTGACAGATCTGGCTCAATCTTGAAAATAAGCTTATAAGAGGTGAGAATTGTCCATCCCTCCGCAAATGTCGGGCAATCTAACAATTTTAAAATGCAATTGGGATTAATTTGTTATATTAATTATTTGTATCTATCATATTTTTAAAGAAGAAATTGCATAAATAACTTCCCATCGTCGACAcatgtatatttttttatatattaacgTATAATATAcaataaaatatacatttttgataaattatactatgtatatttctgtatatttgaatAGAAATGTAATTATTTTTAGCCGACCTGCCTAATATGTAATTTGccatatttaattatatttacactgaTTGTCAGCAATCATAGTCAGATTGTTTCGTGTTTAATTTGCTCGTTTTTCAATACTATTTTCagctatatatatgaacaagaaacgTTATGTTGTTACTGAAATTTTATCTAATCATTTCAGCAAGATTCTATGACAAGAAAATATATTGAAAAAAGTATTAATAGAACACCAATCTGCAGAGCTGGTGAGCCAAAAGAAGTTTCAGCAATGGTGACATTCCTTTGAGTCCGCGACTTAAGTTTCACGCAcggattttgtgcgtgaaagggctaccttttttttttttagctatcaaaatcacgttttttccatactttgggcaaagattagtcatgtttcaaaatcccgaaatatcaatattttatatagaacttaatatctttgttgccgtacaataatgtcggctcattacatcaagtataactaaacgtttggatcgtcgttttagggtttgtaaagtgccccgaagtaagttttgtttgtttgaaaacttgtcatctttaagtttaagtgtcatattttatagggttttgatctaattgttttattatttagtcaaatcgaatgtacaaataaaaatattttgatctacctttaattttttatattatgttgttagttttgttttgtcttttttgtttttgctatGTCTTTTGTGTAATCCGCATTTTTTTAATGTAACGTGTATTTAGTATTGTTTTaaacttgttatctttatgtttaaatattatatttgaatgtacaaatataaatattttatttaataataattcatccaatacgagaggtttatactaattcaaaaataattcattccattaaattacaatactaattcaaagcaatacaatactaaattacaataacaattacaataacaatacaatcttcaagttctagggGTTTTATTACTTCTAGACGTGCTT
The nucleotide sequence above comes from Lycium barbarum isolate Lr01 chromosome 3, ASM1917538v2, whole genome shotgun sequence. Encoded proteins:
- the LOC132630355 gene encoding uncharacterized protein LOC132630355, with protein sequence MKGTGDVWNHVVPRDCSWYWKKLNSLKTMMINWYSRGQYKLAPKGEYSVSCSYATMLGTMTKLKEADLIWSSVLLPRQRVVVWLVYKDRLLTKERMTRLHMQVDDSCCCLCDAQVDETHNHLFANCRWITEVRDALSSWCGVQIRKAKAMQVVQWLKSRKWKQFKKELIASVWGAMIYYRWQARNWKVFRSINVNTGFVVTQIQIEIRGRTEWLRNSRKARR